In one window of Gemmatimonadota bacterium DNA:
- a CDS encoding replication-associated recombination protein A: MSSSLFSLPEPLAARMRPAALEECVGQEGLLAPGRALGDAIRRGDVGSCILWGPPGTGKTTIARLIARHTDREFVELSAVLDGVPRVKEIVREAEQRRVLGRGTVLFCDEIHRFNRAQQDAFLPHVERGTVTLIGATTENPSFALNGALLSRCQVYVLAALTPAAIRGLLERAATDRDRGLGYLDLVVEGAALDLLAEQSDGDARRALTVLENAARLVGPRGTLTAERVVQALGRRVPAYDKSGEEHFNLLSAYHKSLRGSDPQGALYWMARMLEGGEDPMTLFRRAIAMAAEDIGLADPEALKLAVAAREAYHMLGPPEGYLPLAEMTIYLATAPKSNRSMLALKAALEAARRTPAEPVPLHIRNAPTGLMKELGYGAGYQYAHDAPTGYIPQDYLPEKLKGSAFYQPGEMGFEKRIRERLEWWGKQRPEG, translated from the coding sequence ATGTCCTCCTCCCTCTTCTCCCTGCCCGAGCCGCTGGCCGCGCGGATGCGCCCCGCCGCGCTGGAGGAGTGCGTGGGGCAGGAGGGACTCCTGGCCCCCGGGCGGGCCCTCGGCGACGCCATCCGCCGCGGCGACGTGGGCAGCTGCATCCTGTGGGGCCCCCCGGGCACCGGCAAGACCACGATTGCGCGGCTCATTGCGCGGCACACCGACCGGGAGTTCGTGGAGCTCTCCGCGGTGCTCGACGGGGTGCCGCGGGTCAAGGAGATCGTGCGCGAGGCGGAGCAGCGGCGGGTGCTGGGCCGCGGCACGGTACTCTTCTGCGACGAGATCCACCGCTTCAACCGGGCGCAGCAGGACGCCTTCCTGCCCCACGTGGAGCGGGGCACCGTGACGCTCATCGGCGCCACCACCGAGAACCCGAGCTTTGCGCTCAACGGCGCGCTGCTCTCCCGCTGCCAGGTGTACGTGCTGGCCGCGCTCACCCCCGCCGCGATCCGCGGGCTGCTGGAACGGGCCGCGACCGACCGCGACCGGGGTCTCGGCTACCTGGACCTGGTGGTGGAGGGCGCCGCCCTGGATCTGCTGGCCGAGCAGTCCGACGGCGATGCCCGCCGGGCGCTCACCGTGCTCGAGAACGCCGCCCGGCTGGTGGGGCCGCGGGGCACGCTGACCGCGGAGCGGGTGGTCCAGGCGCTGGGCCGCCGGGTGCCGGCCTACGACAAGAGCGGCGAGGAGCACTTCAACCTGCTCTCCGCCTACCACAAGTCGCTGCGGGGCAGCGACCCGCAGGGCGCGCTGTACTGGATGGCGCGGATGCTGGAGGGCGGGGAAGACCCGATGACCCTGTTCCGCCGGGCGATCGCCATGGCGGCGGAGGACATCGGGCTGGCCGACCCCGAGGCGCTCAAGCTGGCGGTGGCGGCGCGCGAGGCCTACCACATGCTGGGCCCGCCGGAGGGGTACCTGCCGCTGGCGGAGATGACCATCTACCTGGCCACGGCGCCCAAGTCCAACCGCAGCATGCTGGCCCTCAAGGCCGCGCTGGAGGCGGCGCGGCGCACGCCGGCGGAGCCGGTGCCGCTCCACATCCGCAACGCACCGACCGGCCTGATGAAGGAGCTCGGCTACGGGGCGGGGTACCAGTACGCCCACGACGCGCCGACCGGCTACATCCCCCAGGACTACCTGCCCGAGAAGCTCAAGGGGAGCGCGTTCTACCAGCCGGGGGAGATGGGGTTCGAGAAGCGGATCAGGGAGAGGCTGGAGTGGTGGGGGAAGCAGAGGCCGGAGGGGTGA
- a CDS encoding CCA tRNA nucleotidyltransferase: MPFPARLDIPEDVLEIAQLLEQGGHEAWCVGGAVRDTLLGEPNSDFDIATAATPDVVQKLFRHTVPVGERFGTVAVKTRRRYHEVTTFRKDVQTDGRHAVVAYGASLDEDLARRDFTINAIAYHPLRHEWRDPFYGAVDLAARLIRAVGDPAQRFHEDYLRVLRGLRFAARFAFEIEPETWTALLAAVVGLDRLSAERVREEWFKGLRTARSLPQLLELWLGSGAAAVWLPELLDHPPTAPTPAVSPSGSPLVQRLVTVGRLPDRAAALEGFGAAGNAELPRDPVLLTTLLCLDPVAVLVRLKASNAEIARATALVTGPVEPAGSGMVEVRRWMAAVGDAAEDLSMLWRLRHGSAPPWDGAMRGIRERGEPLTRKQLAITGLDLRELGVPPGPEMGALLDRLLSVVVDDPSQNTREALLARARGAR; the protein is encoded by the coding sequence ATGCCGTTTCCCGCCCGGCTCGACATCCCCGAGGACGTGCTCGAGATCGCCCAGCTGCTGGAGCAGGGCGGCCATGAGGCGTGGTGCGTCGGCGGGGCGGTGCGCGACACCCTGCTGGGCGAGCCCAACTCCGACTTCGATATCGCCACCGCCGCCACCCCCGACGTGGTGCAGAAGCTCTTCCGCCACACGGTGCCGGTGGGGGAGCGGTTCGGGACCGTCGCGGTGAAGACCCGGCGGCGGTATCACGAGGTGACCACGTTCCGGAAGGACGTGCAGACCGACGGCCGCCACGCGGTGGTGGCGTACGGCGCCTCGCTCGACGAGGACCTGGCCCGGCGCGACTTCACCATCAACGCCATCGCCTACCATCCGCTGCGGCACGAGTGGCGCGACCCGTTTTACGGCGCGGTGGACCTGGCGGCCCGGCTGATCCGCGCCGTCGGCGACCCGGCGCAGCGGTTCCACGAGGACTACCTGCGGGTGCTGCGGGGGCTGCGGTTCGCGGCGCGGTTCGCGTTCGAGATCGAGCCGGAGACCTGGACGGCGCTGCTCGCCGCGGTGGTGGGTCTCGACCGGCTCTCGGCGGAGCGGGTGCGGGAGGAGTGGTTCAAGGGGCTGCGGACGGCGCGGTCGCTGCCGCAGCTGCTGGAGCTGTGGCTGGGCAGCGGGGCGGCGGCGGTGTGGCTGCCGGAGCTGCTCGACCACCCGCCCACCGCGCCGACGCCGGCGGTGTCGCCGAGCGGCTCGCCGCTGGTGCAGCGCCTGGTGACGGTGGGCCGGCTGCCGGACCGGGCGGCGGCGCTGGAGGGCTTCGGCGCGGCGGGCAACGCCGAGCTGCCGCGCGACCCGGTGCTGCTCACCACGCTGCTCTGCCTGGACCCGGTGGCGGTGCTGGTGCGGCTCAAGGCCTCGAACGCGGAGATCGCGCGGGCCACGGCCCTGGTCACCGGGCCGGTGGAGCCGGCGGGGAGCGGCATGGTCGAGGTGCGGCGGTGGATGGCGGCGGTGGGCGACGCGGCGGAGGACCTCTCGATGCTGTGGCGGCTGCGGCACGGGTCGGCGCCGCCGTGGGACGGGGCCATGCGGGGCATCCGGGAGCGGGGCGAGCCGCTCACCCGCAAGCAGCTGGCGATCACCGGGCTCGACCTGCGCGAGCTGGGGGTGCCCCCCGGCCCGGAGATGGGCGCCCTGCTCGACCGCCTGCTGTCGGTGGTGGTGGACGACCCGTCGCAGAACACCCGCGAGGCGCTGCTGGCGCGCGCGCGGGGGGCGCGATGA
- a CDS encoding ZIP family metal transporter: MAIASGFLVSGSLGLLLFLAVFLHKLPEGVAMASVMLAGGQSAGRALGASALLGVATVAGVLLTEVSAPLVAHGLAISAGVTLYVAASNLVPEFQARRGWAMPVAFFGGTAAFVLTRLLVEAGGH, translated from the coding sequence GTGGCCATCGCCAGCGGCTTCCTGGTCTCAGGCTCGCTCGGCCTGCTGCTCTTCCTGGCGGTGTTCCTGCACAAGCTGCCCGAGGGGGTGGCCATGGCGAGCGTGATGCTGGCGGGGGGCCAGAGCGCCGGCCGCGCGCTGGGCGCCTCGGCGCTGCTCGGCGTGGCCACGGTGGCCGGGGTGCTGCTCACCGAGGTGAGCGCGCCGCTGGTGGCCCACGGCCTGGCCATCTCGGCCGGCGTGACGCTGTACGTGGCCGCCTCCAACCTGGTGCCGGAGTTCCAGGCCCGGCGCGGCTGGGCCATGCCGGTGGCGTTCTTCGGCGGCACCGCGGCGTTCGTGCTCACCCGGCTGCTGGTCGAGGCGGGCGGCCACTAG
- a CDS encoding asparaginase, translating into MIHLLFTGGTISMQRDARAGGNVPAHDGAALVALAPELPAVAPFTVEDWGRYPACHMGPDTLWALRSRVAAVQGGGAARGIVVTHGTDTLEETAYLLGRTLDPAVPVVLTGAMRTSSEAGWDGPRNLTDAARVAADPASRGRGAMVVFAGKIFDGRTVAKVQATALDAFAAPHGAPIGVVAEGRVTFHAAAGPRTPLAPAGLSARVALVPLTLGDDGAVLDLLRPTHDGVVLGAFGSGNLPPGALPAIERWIGEGKPVVLGSRCLFGEVSPAYAFPGGGATVVRLGAVPAGPRTLAQARLELALALSAGVPYGAGA; encoded by the coding sequence ATGATCCACCTGCTCTTCACCGGCGGCACCATCTCCATGCAGCGGGATGCCCGGGCCGGCGGCAACGTGCCGGCGCACGATGGCGCCGCGCTGGTGGCGCTGGCGCCCGAGTTGCCGGCGGTGGCGCCGTTCACGGTGGAGGACTGGGGCCGCTACCCCGCCTGCCACATGGGCCCGGACACGCTGTGGGCGCTGCGCAGCCGGGTGGCGGCGGTGCAGGGCGGCGGCGCGGCGCGGGGGATCGTGGTGACCCACGGGACCGACACCCTCGAGGAGACGGCCTACCTGCTGGGCCGCACCCTCGACCCGGCGGTGCCGGTGGTGCTCACCGGCGCCATGCGCACCTCGAGCGAGGCCGGGTGGGACGGGCCCCGGAACCTCACCGACGCCGCGCGGGTGGCCGCCGACCCCGCCAGCCGCGGCCGCGGGGCGATGGTGGTGTTCGCCGGCAAGATCTTCGACGGCCGGACCGTGGCCAAGGTGCAGGCCACCGCGCTCGACGCCTTCGCGGCGCCGCACGGCGCGCCGATCGGCGTGGTGGCGGAGGGCCGGGTGACCTTCCACGCCGCCGCGGGCCCGCGCACCCCGCTCGCGCCGGCCGGGCTCTCGGCCCGGGTGGCGCTGGTGCCGCTCACCCTGGGCGACGACGGCGCGGTGCTCGACCTCCTCCGCCCCACCCACGACGGCGTGGTGCTCGGCGCCTTCGGCAGCGGCAACCTGCCGCCGGGGGCGCTGCCCGCGATCGAGCGGTGGATCGGGGAGGGGAAGCCGGTGGTGCTCGGCAGCCGCTGCCTGTTCGGCGAGGTGAGCCCGGCGTATGCCTTTCCGGGGGGCGGCGCCACGGTGGTGCGGCTGGGCGCGGTGCCCGCGGGTCCGCGCACCCTGGCCCAGGCGCGGCTGGAGCTCGCGCTGGCCCTCTCGGCCGGCGTGCCCTACGGCGCGGGGGCCTGA